GTCAATGACTTATCTAAGCTGTTATCACTCAATGGCCCTAAAGGCTTTTGTGTAATAGGGTCTTACAACAAAAGACTCATCACAATTCTGGGGCAAATGATCTACTGAACTGGAGAGTTGAAAATGTCTTGCCAATGGCCCATAGGTCacttgaagttttgttttgttttctgtctggacGAATTACACAAGTAGTTTGTATAATAATTTAGCTAAACAAGGCCTTAAAGTCTAATTTGAATCAAGAGCCTCCTCGGCAAAGCAAAATATAACCTAAGAAATAATTCTGATTCTGTGCTGTTAACAGATTTGATTAGGAGTCAAAACACCTGGATGCCAAGGCAACACATGATTTCTAATTCCAGCCTTCTCAACCTGCACAAGGATAATTAGAACGATAACTAGTTCATATGAAGAACTGTttactccattttataaatgcagaATGGTGTGATTATTGATGGTGCCTTGAATTACACCTTTTTAAGAAATCACTCCTGTTTTCCAGGCTGCTCTTGACCTTACGCTTTGGATTGAGGTTTATTCCTTAAGAAGCTTTCTCTGAACACCTCTTGACTAGTGTCGGACAGGGAAAGGGGCCTTCCCATTCTCCGTGTCACATTGGTCCCCCCATGTTGCACAGCACTTATCACACTGTGCTTTGTCTCCAAGTTCCCTACTGCTGGTACCCTGTCTGATTCATTTCAGTGGTTCAGTAGTGTATCCCCCTACCCCTCTTCAGACAGAAGGCATTAGACACAGTTCACTGATGacaatttattataatttgttgCAAGCACACAGATAGATATTAATTAAACCAGAACTATGTCTGGTTTAATAGAAGTGGGCAATAACAGGTAGCCATGCTATAGGGAACTGTGTGCACTTAATCATCATCATGTTTTAGTTTCTTGATCGACTGCTTGTGCCGCTCAATTTCTTTCTGCAGGTGCTCAATCTCCTTCACGTGATGAGAGATCTCATTTTCATGGTGTTTCTTCAAGGCTGCCAGCTGTTCTTTAGCACGAGCTCTACAAGGACATAGTGGCTCTTGGTTTAATCCCAATGCTTCACCCCAAAGAGACCTCTAAGCATAATCTGAAATACCTAAGGCCAAGAACAGGAGTCCCAATCCCATGGGAGTCTGGCTGGTCATCCTCTTCCACCCTCTCAAGCCCCATCTTAAGAATACTCCACCTTAAGGTGTATCATTTTTAGGAGATGAccaaaatgattccattttccTGGTGCTAGTGCCTGAAATTCCACCGGTAATGATGGATTCCTTTCAGATTCAGTAGGAAACTCCAGAGAGGTATGACTTAAGTTCCTAACTGGGGGACTTATTAGAGTAACAACCCAGAGAACAGAATCCCTTTtcggagaaaaaaaagagcaaaaggtcGGGGTGGGAATATACGAAGGGGCATAGTTAAAGGACAAATATATGTGTCCTATCCCAGTTAATCTAGGGCTTTCTTTACCTGAGAACTGCAAGACCCACTGTAAAGGCcaaaatgaagggggaaaaaaaaaaaagaagcggtCTCTTGCAGTACTTGGCAGTCCAAGTTTAGGTCTCAAGAAGGGATGATTCAAATGTTAGTTCGGTCACATATGGGCCTCTGTTTTCCATAACTGTACAATGCAGGAGGCCAATTAGATGGTCTCTAAGGGCTGCGCCTTGTCTCTCTGGTATGGCAGGTGCCATGGTGGTAATTCTTAAGAGTGAGCAAGAGAGAGTGGAAGAGGAAAGATAGGTCAAGGAGAAGCAGAATCTAGATTAGTTCCATGCTGCTTCTCACTGTGGACAGAAGTCACCGTAAGATAACTCGAGGTTGGTGAACAGGAGAGGTAGGCCCAGCCCACGCCGCCATACTCCTAAAAGCTGGGCTGGGTGGAGCAGGCCAAGTCTCCGAGGAGTGGGGGGCAGGGTTCCAGCCATGAGCAGCTGCTACATGCTCGTACGACCCACTCGCTCAGGCCAGTGgagaggtgtgtgtggggggggtctaGAAATGGCTGAGAGGGTCTGAGGAGTCAGGGAATCCATCCACATGGGGCTAGCAAAGCTGAGGCCTGGGGTGATGGGTGGGTGAGGGCCGAGGAAGTCAGGCTCAGGGAGTCTGCATGTATTGGAACCGTCGGATCTAGACACTCTGGGAGGAATCTGGGGGGCGTTTGGCATGATGCGGGGTAAACTCCGCGGGTGGGGATGGTAAATGATTCAGGAACAGATGAGCGGTGGTTGGCGAGTTCTGAAGACCCGCAGGTGGAAACGGCTTGGGTGTGGAGGCCTTGGGATTCGGCAGCGCACGGGAAGCGCCCTACAGGTGGCGACAGTCGGGTCCTCAAGTGTTGGGTGTAATGGGTTCAGGGGCCGGGAGTTCTACTGGGGGATGGGGCGCCCAGGACGCCAGGGAGGGATGGGTGGGGCGACTGACAGTTGAAGGACTGGAAGGCCGTGAGAGATCTGGGGCTGGCTTCGGGGTCCCGTGGGCCTCACCGGAAGTATCGCTCCTCTTCGGCCTGCTCTCTTTTTCCGAAGGCTCCACCGGCGTCCCGGACCGCGCCCGCACTGGAGCCGAGATTGTCTGCCTGCGGAGAGCGACGCGGGTATTGGTAAAGGTGAGGGCGGCAGAGACGGGATCTGCGCTCAGGGCTGGGGCAACAGGCACCGCCGCCGGCGTACCGATTCCGAGCCGAAGCCCCGGCCCTGCATGGCCCAGACGCTCCACACGCCGAACCGCGTCCGCGCCGCCAATGCCGTGGCTGCCATTGCTGTCAGTGCAGCACTCTTCCAAGTCACCGGAGGTGCAGCTTCTTCGCAGGAGCTAACGGCGCTGCAGGTCAGGCCGCCGATTGTTTCGCTGGAGAGGCAGGATGAACCTGGGAGTAGCGAATCACGAGAGGGAGAGGCGGGGTTCCTGTAGTTTGCAGCGAATCCTGACCGAGAGGCGGGCCTATTCTTAGCCAACCCCTAGCAAGGGCTCCAGGGTCAAAGGACtggagaaaaataatggaggaGATAGGAAAAAAGCTAGAACAGAGGGGCAGAAGCCCAGATTTCGGCTCTCGAATCTATGAGAATTAGGCGTGACGTCCATCCCCACCTCACGATTCCAATCTTAAAGTTGTTATTATTAAGCACCCGAAGGAAGCTTTCCCTTTCCTGGACTACTAGCATCAATAAGATGGGtaatgggtgggggtgggcggcTATGTCCAGGATGCCCTGACTTAGTCATTTAgggttgggaaaaaaatttttttttaatgtatgtgtatatggaCAATGTTTTTTGTCTCACTGACATTTCACTCTCAAGTCTCAGCTTAAACGTCAGCTCAGAGAAAACTTCTCTGACCTCCTTCGTCATTCTATCATAGCCCCCTGTTTTGTTCTTGCACCTTTGAGCTTATGAAGTTATTAGGACCTTGATCAATCAAGTAGGCACTGaattaatatttgcaaaatgtattGATATGTTATCAAATGGGCTTGATAACAGGACTTTTGGCAATGTGGTGCAATGAAGTGGAAAATAGCATAGGTAGGAGTCTAGGGACGGACGGCTTTGCCTTGACCTTCCTTAAGCCATCTAACAAACGCGAACAAGATAGTATTAGTTTATAGCCTTTGCCTAGGTCATTTTCTCCCTCTgggccctctttttttctcctttagttgAGAGGGTTGGGCCAGATCTTATTcatgattataaaaatatcttttttgctTTCCATGAAATTGTTGAACTGTTTTTATTGATCATCTTTTGGTTGGAAAAATACCAGCCCTGGTTTGTATGAGTTAAATGGGAGGAAATAGCTGCAGGgcatattttcaaatgttcattttagaaaacttggaaaaacaCGAAAGCAGAAGGCTAGAAATAATAATCACTCATAAGCCCACTAtctagtaataataattttttgtgtTTCTAGATATTTAAGTGCCATTCCCATTTCAGAAACTGTTTCTAGTTCTCAGATACTATTGTTTCTTGATCATCTCCTGGCTGGGCATCCAGTGGAGGGTCTTGCTGAGTTTGTGCAAAAGATCCATCTAGgtactaggatggctgtaattaaaaaaaatggaaaataacaagcattggtgaggatgtggagaaattgtaaACCTCCTACAtcgctggtaggaatgtaaaattgttcagccgctgtggaaaacagcttggcagttgctcaaaaggttaaatatagaattaccaaatTCCTTTCTAGGAAATTGTACCCCTCAAATAGAAAACTGGTACTcaacacatgttcatagcagctccatttcacagtagccaaaagatggaaacaacccaaatgtccatcagctgacgaatgaataaacaaattgtggtatacacATGTGATGGAATactattaagccataaaaaataatgaagtaatgaTGTATGCTATGCCTTGaatgaacctggaaaacattgttaagtgaatgaagccagacacaaaaggtcacatgttgtatgactgcatttatatgaaatgtccagaataagtaAGCCCATAGGGACAATACACAGATTGGTTGTTGCCAGAGGTTGGGAAATATGGGTACGAAATGTTGATTAGGTGCCGGGTATCCTTTGGGGGCCATGCAACTGTTCTgtaactagatagaggtgatggttgcacaacactgtgaatgtactaaaggccactgaattgttcacttaaaaatggttaattgtATGTCACGTGTATTGAACCTCAGTTTAAAGAAGAGTTTACTTAGATTGGAGGTGTCTGGCTGGGCTGCGAGCCCTTTAAGAGTCACAAGGGGGAGAGGCTGACCTGTAAGAAGACGTGAGGTAGCGCTTGCGCAGAAGAGTCACATGGTGGCTGGGCCGGGGAAATGGCGGCTCCAGGAGAGAGCGGGGCTTCGGGTGGCGGCGGCAGCACGGAGGAGGCATTTATGACTTTCTACAGTGAGGTGAACACAGAGTGAGGGATGGCGGCAACGGGGTGACCCCGCTGGGGCTACGCTCCCAGCGGGCGAAGGCAGTGGTCCTTCTGGCCTGGACCGTTGGGCAGCCCCTCCTGTCTGGCCTTTGGGGCGGTGGGGGCTTCGGCAGTGTGTGTGCGTTTCTTTCTGATATTGCGGCGCGGAGATCCCCTGGACGACAGAAAGGGGCGGGGGTCCGGCGTCTGCGGGGAGGCGGCGATCGTGGCCAACGAAGTGCTTGGGCGCGCGCAGAGTTCCCCAGGTCCGCGTAGTCGGGGGCTGGCAGCGGCTGGGAGGCTGGGCCTTCCTGAGGGCGACGTAACGGGCTTGGCCCCCGTTTTTATTCTCAGTGGAAGCACTCTCTACTCTTAGTTTAAATCTGTAGTGAGTTTTCCTGGTAGTTATTTTCTGCCATTAGCGAACGCTAGGCACTGTGCATTTTGCCGCGTAGGCATTATCTCCCTTTCACAGATGACAAACCTGAGGTTTAGGGAGGTGAAATAATTTGTGCTGGGTCTTAGAGCAGATGACAGCTCGGTATCATGTTGGGAGGGAGTAAGTTTGGTGTGAGCCTCGTTTACTATCACATCTCCAGCGCGTAGTACGtagtagttgcttaataaatatttgttgagtaaacgaatgaatgaagaaatgaagaaaagaatggcTTTTGGAGTCAGAGGACCTCGGATTGGATTCGTGCAAGGCAGTTAACGTGACTGTCACAGAATTCTTTCAAGCCATTGATTTTACAATCTTCAATTTCCACGTTTGTAGAACGAAAGTTGATATTAAAACAAGAGTTTTAATGAGGGTTAAAAGGTTTAATGTATAAGGAAGTTTCATGAAATATAAAGCAGAAGCATCTTTGTAAGAGTTAAAACAAGGCTGAAAGTGGACCTCTTTAGGTTGGCATGGATTTGAGGAATGGAGTTGCTCCCCATCTGGCTGTGAGTTACTGAGAGTTAAGCACCATGTCACATTCATCTTTTATCTCTGGTAGTTGTAACAGTGCTTGTTACATAGTAGTTTCTCcaaaatattaagtttaaaaacaaattagtaTGTCCATTTATAGTCTGTGCTTTCAAAATGTCTAATTCACTTGAAAGTGTTAATGCACTGGTACCAGTTTACTGGCTTCTTATGAGTACTCAGCAGTTATAGTGGaacttgttttatttaattactctttcttagttaaaaaaaaagcaatcctggttttgtttaatttaatgaGAGAAAGTGTCTAAAGGAGGACCCTTTAATCATcattaactaatatttattgagcacctgatATGGTCTAGTGTACTGTTTAGGTCCTGGAGAAATGGTagtgaacaacagagagaaaaatcctGTCTTCATAGAGCTTTCATTCTATTGAGAAGGATAAACAATGAATAGATGTACAATATACTGTCaggtagtgataagtgctatgaggAAAAATGAGTCTGGGAAAaagagtggggggaggggcgtgCTATTTTACAAAAGAGTGAAGAGGGAAGATGCTGAAATGGATTAGCTTTTTATGTTACTGAGATCCTTTCCAAATCCATTTTGGCCGTAGAAATAAAGATGGTATATATAACATGCCAGAGATTCGTTCCAACTAAAATTTCCGTTCTGACAGTGGCACCAAGGATGTTTTCCTGGGACTACCTGGTGCTTGTTCTCTTTAGCATTGTGTTCAGGTCAGGGATTTTTCTAACTATTAGAGTTAGAAAGACGGGGTTATTTGCTCCCTCCCACACACTTTTTTAGTGCCGCTTTTAGTGTATATTTCAGTGtaattgtatttttcctttcttaaaaagttGTAAATTAATGTGAACATTCACAAGTACATCGTTCGTCATTAGAGGGGAAGCTCTTTGAAGGCAGTggctgtgacttatttatttttgaaacctCTTGCTGCCTTGTTCCGGCGTCAAACTGTTGGGCTTAAAATTCTGGTTTataaattgggtgattgggaaaaaaatctggtttACAGGTTGGCTGGTTACAAGTCAGTTGACctaactcagttttcttatctgcgaaatggggataatagtggTACCTACCATATAGGATTGTTGAGAGGAGTAAACACCTGTAAAGTTTttacattatattaaaattcagtaaatggtagctgttgTAATTATTTCTCAAAGTGTTTAGCAAAATACCTTGAACGTGTAGACAtgcaaataaatgtttactgaacatgTCTGTGAGTAACTTGTTAAGATGACAATTCACAGTTCATTACTGAGCTTTACTAATGAGGTTTTTATCCCCTTTATTTTAGGTGAAACAAATAGAGAAGAGAGATTCAGTTCTAACGTCCAAAAATCAGATTGAAAGATTGACTCGTCCTGGTTCCTCCTACTTCAATTTGAACCCATTTGAGGTGAGGTATCTGATGTTGCTGTGGCCCTTGATAGGGAGCTTTACGTAGCTGCAGGCAGACTTACCTCGGAACACACACCTAATTTGTACTATGCATAGTTGGAGTTGAACTTGGGTGGTTTACTGTGAGCAGAGCTTGCTCTCATCTTTTAGTAACCCAAatatatatggatttattttcaaatgtgaagGAATagctagccttggtaaatttagggtctttgatttaatttgtttgttaaaacttttctgtttcaccacaataaaaaaaacctaacaaCCCAAAAATGTTCACAAGATTATAGACAAGCAAATACACTTTTTAGCTTCCTtagttttataactttaaatgtttcctgattataaaagtaaatcatatttctaataaaaattagaaata
This sequence is a window from Physeter macrocephalus isolate SW-GA chromosome 3, ASM283717v5, whole genome shotgun sequence. Protein-coding genes within it:
- the ATP5IF1 gene encoding ATPase inhibitor, mitochondrial isoform X1, which translates into the protein MAATALAARTRFGVWSVWAMQGRGFGSESADNLGSSAGAVRDAGGAFGKREQAEEERYFRARAKEQLAALKKHHENEISHHVKEIEHLQKEIERHKQSIKKLKHDDD
- the ATP5IF1 gene encoding ATPase inhibitor, mitochondrial isoform X2 translates to MAATALAARTRFGVWSVWAMQGRGFGSESADNLGSSAGAVRDAGGAFGKREQAEEERYFR